The Toxorhynchites rutilus septentrionalis strain SRP chromosome 3, ASM2978413v1, whole genome shotgun sequence genome includes a region encoding these proteins:
- the LOC129776185 gene encoding uncharacterized protein LOC129776185, producing the protein MSSTIEKNEYPKASNALVLGAILSYVASIFLMMSFCSPYWIESYDESFSSFKNMGLWEYCFKDFSYPYYQFPKLFNGCHHIFGDEYYVIREYLLPGWLMVVQACVTISFLFTFGSLVIMACELVRWPLKLVLRYEWLLSSISFVGIASSSFLMFLAVAIFGANAYRRDWLMYPKFNVLSWSYALAVVSFMILGLAAMLLYKEARKSYELRREAKNLVMQMQMQEPGYHPSHHTSRSLHSGGYI; encoded by the exons ATGTCCTCGACCATCGAAAAGAACGAGTACCCGAAGGCTTCAA ATGCTCTGGTGCTCGGCGCAATTTTATCCTATGTCGCGTCGATTTTCCTCATGATGAGCTTTTGTTCGCCGTATTGGATCGAGTCGTACGACGAATCATTTAGCAGCTTCAAAAACATGGGATTGTGGGAGTATTGTTTCAAAGATTTCAGCTATCCGTATTATCAATTCCCGAAGTTGTTCAATGGATGccatcatattttcggtgat GAATACTACGTGATTCGTGAATACTTGCTTCCTGGATGGCTGATGGTGGTGCAGGCCTGCGTGACGATATCATTCCTCTTCACGTTCGGATCACTGGTGATAATGGCCTGTGAATTGGTGAGATGGCCGCTGAAGCTAGTGCTGCGCTATGAGTGGTTGCTGAGTTCGATCTCGTTCGTGGGAATCGCTTCTTCCT CTTTCCTGATGTTTTTAGCCGTTGCGATCTTCGGGGCGAACGCATATCGCCGGGACTGGCTGATGTATCCCAAGTTTAATGTGCTCTCCTGGTCGTATGCATTGGCAGTGGTATCTTTCATGATTTTGGGGTTGGCCGCCATGCTGCTGTACAAGGAAGCTAGAAAATCGTATGAACTTCGGCGCGAGGCCAAAAATTTGGTGATGCAGATGCAGATGCAAGAGCCCGGTTATCATCCGTCCCATCACACCAGCCGAAGTTTGCATAGCGGAGGTTACATATAA